Proteins encoded in a region of the Zea mays cultivar B73 chromosome 4, Zm-B73-REFERENCE-NAM-5.0, whole genome shotgun sequence genome:
- the LOC109945611 gene encoding uncharacterized protein yields MGSTNNWLNFASFSAGNADAALHPLPPQGEADAEAPKLEDFLGLPELTAPVDTRPLAGSGASSIGLSKIKNWLRSRPAPEHSGVDCMALGTTATSLEGSRKVVDGTGRAAAPFWWTLRCRGSPRRTHSGSGRLIIAARRHKA; encoded by the exons ATGGGTTCCACCAACAACTGGCTAAACTTCGCCTCGTTCTCCGCCGGTAATGCCGACGCCGCCCTGCACCCGCTGCCGCCCCAAGGCGAGGCAGATGCCGAGGCACCGAAGCTGGAAGACTTCCTCGGCTTGCCGGAGCTGACAGCCCCGGTGGACACTAGGCCGCTCGCCGGGAGTGGCGCAAGCTCTATCGGGCTGTCCAAGATCAAGAACTGGCTGCGCAGCCGACCGGCGCCGGAACATTCAGGTGTCGACTGCATGGCGCTGGGGACGACTGCGACGTCGCTGGAGGGGAGCAGGAAGGTGGTCGACGGCACAGGGAGAGCGGCGGCACCATTTTGGTGGACACTACGCTGCAGAGGAAGCCCTCGGCGGACACATTCAGGCAGCGGACGTCTAATTATCGCGGCGCGGCGTCACAAA GCATAG